In Pirellulales bacterium, the DNA window TCGTGTTTGCGAAGCCAGGTATGGAGGACGAAGAGGACGAGGCCGACACCTCGGTGGCGCGCAATCCTCATCCCAAACGAAGCGGCCCTGGCGTGCAGGCGCCGATGGGCTTGGGCGGCCAAGGCGCTGGCGGTATCGGCGGCGGTGGCGCCGGCAATATGGGTATGGGCGGCGCTGGCATGAACGGCACGGGCTTCAACGGCCAAAGCCCCGATCCGGCACCTTTGCGTGCCTATCCCGACAACGATCTCGAAATCCACGACGGGGAATCGATGGAAGTCGAGTTCGTTCCCGAAGGACTCGCACCGCCTACCCATCGAACGACACTTGCCTACAAACCAGGTCCGCTGCCAGGGGACGATCGAGCGCAGGTCGTCCGTGCGCAAGGCCCCAGCGACGCTGGCTCATCGTTCGGCCAGCAGCCCCTGGGGCGCATCACTCCAGATGCGCCGGTGGGAGGCATACGTTCGGCAGGCAATAGCGGAATCACGCAGACGCAGTTCATTCAGCCAGTGCCCGGTGGCTATGCCCCTTCCAGCAGCCCGCCAGCAGGCAACTATGCACCGCAGTATTCGCAACCTGCGGTGCAGCAGCCCGCCACACCGTCGTACGCCGCTCCGGGGAACTATCCACCCCCCAGTGGCTATGCCGCACCGAACCAGTATGCGGCACCGAATCAATATGCGGCACCGCCGACTAATGCCGTGCCCGGATATGGCAACGCCGCGCCGGCCTATGGCCAGGCGCCCGGCTATTCGCAGCCGTCGGGTGGTTATGCCGCGCCAGGTGCGGGCCCGGCGTATGGCTCGTCGGTGTATCCGCCGCCATCGGCAGTGCCTAGCGGTCAGATGCCGCCCAACGTGCCACCGCTTTTGGACGGTGCGCCGGCCGGCGCCGTGGCTAGTCCTGGCGGATATGCCGGACCGGGCGATCTGTACCCGCAGGGGGCCGGACCCTTCGACGGTGACGCGCCGCGTGACATTCCCATTCAAATCAGGGGGAACGAAACGCAGACCGGCCGCTTGATGTTGGGCGTGGGCGTGAACTCCAACGCCGGCTTGATCGGCAATATCACGCTCGACGAACAGAACTTCGACTGGCGGCGCTATCCCACTAGTTGGGAAGACATTCGCAACGCGACAGCATGGCGCGGCGGAGGGCAGCAGTTCCGTATTCAGGCATCGCCAGGTACGGTCTATCAGCAGTACATGATCAACTTCCACAATCCGTATCTATTCGATACGCCGGTCAGCTTCGGCCTGAGCGGTTCGTTCTTCACCCGTATCTACAACAACTGGACGGAAAAACGCCTGGGGGCTCGCGTTAGCCTGGGCTATCAATTCCTGTTCGATCCGAATCTGTCGACGGTGCTGTCGTTCCGCGGCGAGAATGTCAACATCTCGAATCCGTCGGTACCGACACCGCCCGAATTGGAACAGGTGTTGGGCAACAACGCGTTTTTCTCGGGCAAGTGGGAGGTCATTCACGATACGCGCGACAGTTCGTTCCTGGCGACGCAGGGGCACCGGATCGATATCGGTCTGGAGCAGGCCTTTGGCAGCTACACGTTCCCACGCGCCACGATCAACGCGTCGCAGCACTTCCTGTTGCACGAACGGCCGGATACGTCAGGCCGGCATACGCTGAGCATCAACAACCAGACGGGCTTTACTGGTTCGAATACGCCGATTTATGAAAACTTCTTTGCCGGTGGTTACACGACTCTGCGCGGCTTCTATTTCCGCGGTGCATCGCCGCTGGACGAGGGAGTGCAAGTCGGTGGTCACTTCATGTTCATCAACTCGGTGGAGTACATGTTCCCGATCACCGGCGACGACATGCTACGCGGCGTGGCGTTCACCGACTTCGGTACCGTCGAGCCGAGCACCGAACTGCAGTGGCAAGACTTCCGCGTCGCGCCGGGCTTGGGTCTGCGTGTCACGGTGCCCGCGATGGGGCCGGCGCCGATCGCCCTGGACTTCGCCGTCCCGATCCATCACGCACCTGGCGATCAGTTGCAGTTGTTCAGCTTCTTCATCGGCGTGAACCGGTAAACGACAGCGAAGCGCCCCTCTTGTAGGGTGCCCTGCGGGCACCAGCGTTTTTTTTTGGGCGCAGATGGGGCCGCGGTTTCGCGG includes these proteins:
- a CDS encoding BamA/TamA family outer membrane protein, whose protein sequence is MLGGRLDFALLSRCCAIALAVAIGPATARGQSPAAGPSAPGGGGPSLTGTALPPGPVPYTPPPTEPPPVSATPEVVEVRIEGNKAVESNKILPHIKTRAGRPLDKSMVEDDVKRLSKTHQFINVEPRYERRADGGVIIIYHVVERPLIRYVKIYGSAKSEKVLMKKAGLKVGDALDPYAVEESRTKLEEYLRGKGYALCSVTIIEGTKPGDRGIRMMVNEGLKQKIWEVDFEGNTVAPDDRLKTQIQSKKPILWVFKGEVDYARIDEDVRRLTDYYRGLGFFRARVGREFVFNEKQNWMTLTFFIEEGPRYVVNNVSVIGNNKLQAEKLTKDLKLKGGDFFDQSKLSRDITGVQDKYGEVGYIFADIQPETRFLEQPGQLDLVYKIEEGDRYRVGRIDVKIGGDNPHTRRTALLNRLSLRTGDIANTKKLRDSERRLKASQMLASNPAQGQVPKIVFAKPGMEDEEDEADTSVARNPHPKRSGPGVQAPMGLGGQGAGGIGGGGAGNMGMGGAGMNGTGFNGQSPDPAPLRAYPDNDLEIHDGESMEVEFVPEGLAPPTHRTTLAYKPGPLPGDDRAQVVRAQGPSDAGSSFGQQPLGRITPDAPVGGIRSAGNSGITQTQFIQPVPGGYAPSSSPPAGNYAPQYSQPAVQQPATPSYAAPGNYPPPSGYAAPNQYAAPNQYAAPPTNAVPGYGNAAPAYGQAPGYSQPSGGYAAPGAGPAYGSSVYPPPSAVPSGQMPPNVPPLLDGAPAGAVASPGGYAGPGDLYPQGAGPFDGDAPRDIPIQIRGNETQTGRLMLGVGVNSNAGLIGNITLDEQNFDWRRYPTSWEDIRNATAWRGGGQQFRIQASPGTVYQQYMINFHNPYLFDTPVSFGLSGSFFTRIYNNWTEKRLGARVSLGYQFLFDPNLSTVLSFRGENVNISNPSVPTPPELEQVLGNNAFFSGKWEVIHDTRDSSFLATQGHRIDIGLEQAFGSYTFPRATINASQHFLLHERPDTSGRHTLSINNQTGFTGSNTPIYENFFAGGYTTLRGFYFRGASPLDEGVQVGGHFMFINSVEYMFPITGDDMLRGVAFTDFGTVEPSTELQWQDFRVAPGLGLRVTVPAMGPAPIALDFAVPIHHAPGDQLQLFSFFIGVNR